A single window of Priestia filamentosa DNA harbors:
- a CDS encoding HD family phosphohydrolase: MLKLWKQMMEQLNKLKFIQIGLYALLGIFLFSIMYNNVKPEELDLRKFTISKQTVYSPITIEDKESTEKKREEAKESVEDVYTLKTEYAQNRIDLVEAIFNAVDDFKKQNKGITDEEIVDVKSQLKETMPKEASRGLSEEVFETLVKTDKEQLSAAKDTIITAIHQTMKNRVTVQDISDKRKDTANQLMYANVDDNVKDSMRAIAEFAVIPNVVYDPNKTRENRQEAVEKIDPVRIKQGQILVEEGQLITSDIYHQLQLVGLLDNKHLIPPFVGLGLLVVIMISAIVYYLKEFHQKTYQPLVLYVIVMIITITIIKLVSLFQEQEISDLGYLAPVATGGLLLRLLLNEKVAVISSIVVAICGSIIFNQEVTNVFNMPMALYFLISSIAGILFINHQQRRSQILQAGLFIAFMNIVAIFAIVFLKNGQIDNMEIGYYSLMAVSSGIISSVLTIGILPFFEAGFGILSSIKLIELSNPNHPLLRKILTETPGTYHHSVMVANLAEAACEAIGANGLLARVGSYYHDIGKTRRPHYFIENQMNIKNPHDRLPPEVSKNIIIAHAVDGADILRKHKFPREFVDIAREHHGTTLLKFFYYKAVEKSEKEIPECEYRYPGPKAQTKESAVIGIADSVEAAVRSMSNPTPEKIENLVSNIIKDRLQDGQLSECDLTLRELGTVSKALCETLNGIFHSRIEYPDMKKEKENEDDSSS, translated from the coding sequence GTGTTAAAGCTATGGAAACAAATGATGGAACAGTTGAATAAACTGAAATTCATCCAGATTGGTCTGTACGCCTTGTTAGGAATATTTCTATTTTCCATAATGTATAACAACGTAAAGCCAGAAGAGCTTGATTTACGAAAATTCACCATCTCAAAGCAAACTGTGTACTCTCCTATTACGATAGAAGACAAGGAGAGTACAGAAAAAAAGCGTGAGGAAGCAAAGGAATCTGTTGAGGATGTATATACGTTAAAAACGGAATATGCTCAAAATCGAATAGATCTTGTAGAGGCTATTTTTAACGCTGTAGATGATTTTAAGAAACAAAACAAAGGGATTACGGATGAAGAAATTGTAGATGTTAAAAGTCAGCTCAAAGAGACGATGCCAAAGGAAGCTTCTCGGGGCTTGTCAGAAGAAGTATTTGAAACGCTTGTTAAAACGGATAAAGAACAGCTTTCAGCTGCTAAGGATACCATTATCACAGCTATCCACCAGACGATGAAAAATCGCGTCACTGTCCAAGATATTAGCGATAAACGTAAAGATACAGCAAATCAGCTTATGTATGCAAATGTTGATGATAATGTGAAAGATTCAATGAGAGCTATTGCTGAATTTGCTGTTATTCCTAATGTAGTTTATGATCCAAACAAAACAAGAGAAAATCGTCAAGAAGCAGTGGAAAAAATTGACCCTGTTCGTATTAAGCAAGGCCAAATTCTTGTTGAAGAAGGCCAGCTTATTACCTCTGATATTTATCATCAGCTACAGCTTGTTGGATTATTAGATAATAAGCATCTTATTCCCCCATTTGTTGGGCTAGGGTTGCTTGTTGTTATCATGATTAGTGCTATCGTATATTATTTAAAAGAATTTCATCAAAAGACGTATCAGCCTCTTGTTCTTTACGTAATTGTAATGATAATTACGATTACAATCATAAAACTTGTTAGTTTATTTCAGGAACAAGAGATATCTGATCTTGGCTATTTGGCTCCTGTTGCAACAGGAGGACTTTTATTAAGGCTTCTTTTAAATGAGAAGGTAGCTGTTATTTCAAGCATTGTCGTAGCTATTTGTGGAAGTATTATCTTTAATCAAGAAGTTACAAATGTTTTTAATATGCCAATGGCTCTTTATTTCCTTATTAGCTCTATAGCTGGTATTTTATTTATCAATCACCAACAGCGGAGATCACAAATTTTACAAGCGGGTTTATTTATAGCTTTTATGAACATTGTGGCAATTTTTGCGATTGTATTTCTGAAAAATGGCCAGATTGATAATATGGAGATTGGTTATTATAGCTTGATGGCTGTTTCTTCTGGTATTATATCTTCAGTCTTAACAATCGGAATTTTACCTTTCTTTGAAGCAGGATTTGGTATTTTATCAAGTATCAAGCTTATTGAGCTTTCAAATCCAAATCATCCACTGTTAAGGAAAATCTTGACTGAGACACCAGGTACGTACCATCATAGCGTAATGGTAGCAAACTTAGCTGAAGCTGCTTGTGAAGCAATAGGAGCAAACGGGCTTTTAGCAAGGGTAGGATCTTATTATCACGATATTGGAAAAACAAGGCGTCCTCATTATTTTATTGAAAATCAGATGAACATCAAGAATCCACATGACCGTCTACCTCCAGAAGTTAGTAAAAATATTATTATTGCACATGCTGTTGATGGAGCGGATATTTTACGTAAACACAAATTCCCAAGAGAATTTGTAGATATTGCCCGGGAGCATCACGGAACAACGTTGCTTAAATTTTTCTACTACAAAGCAGTGGAAAAAAGTGAAAAAGAAATACCTGAGTGCGAATACCGTTATCCAGGGCCAAAAGCACAAACAAAAGAATCAGCAGTTATTGGCATTGCGGACAGTGTTGAAGCTGCTGTAAGATCGATGTCAAACCCAACCCCTGAAAAAATTGAAAACTTAGTTTCAAATATTATTAAAGATCGACTTCAAGACGGCCAGTTGAGCGAGTGTGATTTAACACTACGGGAGCTTGGAACTGTATCAAAAGCCCTTTGTGAAACATTGAATGGTATTTTCCACTCGCGCATTGAATATCCGGATATGAAGAAAGAAAAGGAGAATGAAGATGACTCTAGCAGTTGA
- the ybeY gene encoding rRNA maturation RNase YbeY: MTLAVDFIDETGSITEEQETKIHGLLKLASQMEEVSNAELSLTFVDNDAIQDINREYRGKDKPTDVISFAMEEMGEGELEIVGEDLPRALGDIIISVPKAEEQAEDYGHSFMRELGFLAVHGFLHLLGYDHETEEEEKEMFTRQTEILERYGLTR, encoded by the coding sequence ATGACTCTAGCAGTTGATTTTATTGACGAAACAGGAAGCATAACGGAAGAACAAGAAACAAAAATTCATGGATTATTAAAGCTTGCATCTCAAATGGAAGAAGTGAGCAATGCAGAATTGTCACTGACATTTGTAGATAATGACGCTATTCAGGATATTAATAGAGAGTATCGTGGGAAAGATAAGCCGACAGATGTCATTTCATTTGCTATGGAAGAAATGGGAGAGGGAGAGCTTGAAATTGTTGGTGAAGATTTACCACGAGCTTTAGGAGATATTATCATTTCAGTTCCAAAAGCAGAGGAACAAGCGGAAGATTATGGTCATTCCTTTATGAGAGAGCTAGGGTTTTTAGCTGTGCATGGATTCTTACATTTATTAGGATACGATCATGAAACAGAAGAAGAAGAGAAAGAGATGTTCACTAGACAAACGGAAATTTTAGAACGCTATGGGCTTACACGATAA
- a CDS encoding diacylglycerol kinase family protein, translating into MGLHDKHSFLKSFSYAFSGIKTSFQSELHLKIHAFAGVLALGGGFYFGLTKIEWVVIILLIMGMFSLEMINTAIEKTVDLVTRDYHHLAKKAKDIAAGAVLVYAIGAMVIGIIIFWPYLGI; encoded by the coding sequence ATGGGCTTACACGATAAACATTCGTTTCTTAAAAGCTTCTCTTATGCTTTCTCAGGGATAAAGACCTCTTTTCAAAGTGAGTTACATCTTAAAATCCACGCTTTTGCGGGAGTCTTAGCTTTGGGCGGTGGTTTCTACTTCGGGCTTACAAAAATAGAGTGGGTTGTAATTATTCTTTTGATTATGGGAATGTTCAGTTTAGAAATGATCAATACAGCCATAGAGAAAACGGTCGATTTGGTTACAAGAGATTACCATCATCTTGCTAAAAAGGCGAAGGATATTGCTGCAGGAGCTGTGCTTGTGTATGCAATAGGAGCTATGGTCATTGGCATAATTATTTTTTGGCCATATCTAGGAATTTAA
- a CDS encoding cytidine deaminase: MDKIALMEEAKKARELAYAPYSKFKVGAALLTENGEVYKGCNIENAAYSLCNCAERTALFKAYSDGNKQYTALAVVADTDRPVSPCGACRQVISELCPSDMKVYLTNLKGDVAEMTVSELLPGAFTAEDLHE, from the coding sequence ATGGATAAAATAGCGTTGATGGAAGAAGCCAAAAAAGCGAGAGAACTTGCTTATGCACCGTATTCAAAGTTCAAAGTTGGAGCTGCTTTGTTAACGGAAAACGGTGAGGTATACAAAGGATGTAACATTGAAAATGCAGCGTACAGCTTGTGTAATTGTGCGGAGCGAACGGCGCTGTTTAAAGCGTATTCAGATGGGAATAAACAATATACAGCACTTGCTGTAGTAGCAGACACAGATCGTCCTGTTTCCCCTTGTGGCGCATGTCGACAAGTTATCTCAGAACTGTGTCCAAGCGATATGAAAGTATATTTAACGAATTTAAAAGGCGACGTAGCAGAAATGACAGTAAGCGAACTGCTGCCAGGCGCATTTACAGCGGAGGATTTACATGAGTGA
- the era gene encoding GTPase Era, with translation MSEQKFKSGFVSIIGRPNVGKSTFLNRVIGQKIAIMSDKPQTTRNKIQGVYTDNDSQVIFIDTPGIHKPKHKLGDFMMKVAQNTLREVDLVLFMMNVEQGFGRGDEFIIERLKETNTPVFLVMNKIDQIHPDELFPLIEQYKELYDFKEIIPISALEGNNVDTLLEQVKRYVPEGPQYYPADQVTDHPERFIISELIREKALHLTREEIPHSIAVAIEAIERREGGNAVYVSATVVVERSSQKGIIIGKQGKMLKEIGKRARVDIENLLGSKVFLELWVKVQKDWRNRSTHLRDFGFRADEY, from the coding sequence ATGAGTGAACAAAAGTTTAAATCAGGCTTCGTGTCAATTATAGGTAGACCAAACGTAGGAAAATCAACGTTTTTAAACAGAGTAATTGGCCAAAAGATTGCGATTATGAGTGACAAACCTCAAACAACCCGAAACAAAATTCAAGGAGTGTACACAGACAACGATTCACAGGTCATCTTCATTGATACGCCAGGGATTCATAAACCAAAGCACAAGCTTGGCGACTTTATGATGAAAGTGGCACAAAATACGCTTCGTGAAGTTGACCTTGTTTTATTTATGATGAACGTTGAACAAGGTTTTGGGCGCGGCGATGAGTTTATTATCGAGCGTTTAAAGGAAACAAACACTCCTGTCTTTTTAGTGATGAATAAAATTGACCAAATTCATCCAGACGAGCTCTTTCCCCTTATTGAACAATATAAAGAACTTTACGATTTTAAAGAGATTATTCCAATTTCAGCATTGGAAGGAAACAATGTTGATACACTGCTAGAACAAGTAAAGCGCTACGTGCCAGAAGGTCCTCAATACTATCCAGCAGATCAGGTAACAGACCATCCTGAGCGTTTTATTATTAGCGAACTTATTCGTGAAAAGGCGCTTCATTTAACACGTGAAGAAATTCCTCATTCAATTGCTGTTGCGATTGAAGCAATTGAACGACGTGAAGGTGGAAATGCTGTTTATGTTAGCGCGACAGTTGTTGTTGAAAGATCTTCGCAAAAAGGGATTATCATTGGGAAACAAGGGAAAATGTTAAAAGAGATTGGAAAGCGTGCTCGAGTAGATATTGAGAACTTGTTAGGATCTAAAGTATTTTTAGAGCTTTGGGTAAAGGTTCAAAAAGACTGGCGCAACCGTTCCACGCATCTTAGAGATTTTGGATTTAGAGCCGACGAATATTAA
- a CDS encoding YqzL family protein, whose amino-acid sequence MLNLTWKVFENTGNIDAYLLFKEMEKKVEEPTSQTELSEDDNITML is encoded by the coding sequence ATGTTAAATCTTACCTGGAAAGTATTTGAGAACACAGGTAATATCGACGCTTATCTTCTTTTTAAGGAAATGGAAAAGAAGGTGGAAGAACCCACATCACAGACGGAACTGTCCGAGGATGATAATATAACAATGTTGTAG
- the recO gene encoding DNA repair protein RecO, whose amino-acid sequence MLKKCEGIVIRANHYGESNKIVTLFTRELGKIGVMARGAKKPSSRLSALTHPFTYGSFLIQTGSGMGTLSQGEIIASMRSIREDIFLTAYASYVVELTDRATESRKSNPFLFELLFQTLSYIDEGYDKDVLLYIYKLKMLDVLGIAPQLNRCAICGASDGVFAFSTKEGGLLCHRCYEHDPYHIKLTPMLVKLLRLFYYMDLKRLGSISLKEETKKRLAFIIDTYYAELSGLTLKSERFLKQMDSLRDTFSDDVNEKL is encoded by the coding sequence GTGTTGAAAAAATGTGAAGGTATTGTCATTCGTGCAAATCATTATGGTGAAAGCAATAAAATTGTAACGCTTTTTACAAGAGAGCTAGGAAAAATCGGGGTTATGGCAAGAGGAGCTAAAAAGCCAAGCAGTCGCTTGTCAGCCCTTACACATCCATTTACTTATGGTAGTTTTTTAATACAAACTGGATCAGGTATGGGAACTCTTAGTCAAGGAGAGATCATAGCCTCAATGCGAAGCATACGTGAAGATATCTTTTTAACCGCGTATGCTTCTTATGTTGTTGAATTGACGGACCGGGCAACAGAATCTAGAAAAAGCAACCCATTTTTATTTGAACTGCTTTTTCAAACTTTATCATATATTGATGAAGGATATGACAAAGATGTTCTTCTTTATATTTATAAACTAAAAATGCTTGATGTACTAGGGATTGCACCACAGTTAAACAGATGTGCTATTTGCGGTGCAAGCGATGGTGTTTTTGCATTTTCTACGAAAGAGGGAGGACTGCTTTGCCATCGTTGCTATGAACACGATCCATATCATATTAAATTAACGCCTATGCTTGTTAAGCTACTTCGTCTTTTTTATTATATGGACTTAAAAAGGTTAGGAAGTATTTCATTGAAAGAAGAAACGAAAAAAAGGCTCGCTTTTATTATTGATACGTACTATGCTGAATTATCTGGTTTAACGCTTAAATCTGAGCGTTTCTTAAAACAGATGGATTCTTTACGTGATACTTTTTCTGATGATGTAAATGAAAAATTATAA
- a CDS encoding helix-turn-helix transcriptional regulator translates to MVIKIELNHRQEHILQIVKDNGPITGEQIAERLNLTRATLRPDLAILTMAGYLEARPRVGYFYTGKTGSQLLADKIRKIKVEEYQSIPVVVNESVSVYDAICTMFLEDVGTLFVVDKRSYLVGVLSRKDLLRASMGKQELNSIPVNIIMTRMPNITYCLRDDLLVEVAKGLIDKQIDAVPVVKDHPDGYEVVGRITKTNITKLLVALAEDDQ, encoded by the coding sequence GTGGTGATTAAGATCGAACTCAATCACAGACAAGAGCATATTTTACAAATTGTAAAAGATAACGGCCCTATTACAGGAGAACAGATTGCCGAACGTCTTAATTTGACGAGAGCAACGTTAAGACCAGATTTAGCAATTCTTACGATGGCAGGATACTTAGAAGCAAGACCTCGAGTAGGCTATTTCTATACGGGAAAAACCGGGTCACAGCTTCTAGCTGATAAAATTCGTAAAATAAAGGTAGAAGAATATCAATCGATTCCTGTTGTTGTAAATGAATCTGTTTCAGTCTACGATGCGATCTGTACAATGTTTCTTGAAGATGTGGGAACGTTATTTGTAGTAGATAAAAGGTCTTATCTTGTAGGAGTTTTATCACGTAAAGATTTATTAAGAGCAAGCATGGGGAAACAGGAATTGAATTCGATTCCTGTTAATATTATTATGACAAGAATGCCTAATATCACCTATTGTCTTAGAGATGATTTACTTGTTGAAGTTGCAAAAGGTTTAATTGATAAACAAATTGACGCCGTCCCTGTTGTGAAAGATCATCCTGATGGATATGAAGTTGTCGGCAGAATAACGAAAACAAATATCACAAAACTTCTTGTTGCTTTAGCAGAAGATGATCAATAA
- a CDS encoding pyruvate, water dikinase regulatory protein: MNNPFIYVLSDSVGETADLVVKAATSQFHQSEAIIKRIPYVEDYATLSEVVALAKLNDGIICFTLVKPKMRAFLLKEAEENGVPVFDIVGPLIDKIQTSYKLQPRYEPGLVRKLDDDYFKKVEAIEFAVKYDDGRDPRGILKADIILVGVSRTSKTPLSQFLAHKRLKVANVPIVPEVEPPQELFQVSAKKCIGLMISPEKLNNIRRERLKSLGLNDGAIYANIERIKEELDFFEKVAGKIGCQVIDVSNKAVEETAGVILNKLYKH, from the coding sequence ATGAATAATCCATTTATATATGTGCTATCAGACTCAGTAGGAGAAACAGCTGATTTAGTTGTGAAAGCAGCAACAAGTCAATTTCATCAATCAGAAGCGATCATCAAAAGAATTCCTTATGTAGAAGATTACGCAACATTATCCGAAGTAGTAGCACTTGCTAAGTTAAATGATGGCATTATTTGTTTTACGCTTGTAAAACCAAAAATGAGGGCTTTTCTTTTAAAAGAAGCAGAAGAAAATGGAGTTCCTGTATTTGATATTGTTGGCCCTTTAATTGATAAAATCCAAACATCTTACAAACTTCAGCCACGTTATGAGCCAGGGCTTGTTCGCAAGCTTGATGATGACTATTTCAAGAAAGTAGAAGCGATTGAGTTTGCGGTTAAATATGACGATGGACGAGATCCGCGCGGTATTTTAAAAGCTGATATTATCTTAGTTGGTGTTTCCAGAACTTCCAAAACGCCGCTTTCTCAATTTCTTGCCCATAAACGTTTGAAAGTAGCTAATGTGCCTATTGTTCCTGAAGTTGAGCCTCCTCAAGAGCTTTTCCAAGTTTCAGCTAAAAAATGTATCGGTTTAATGATTAGTCCAGAAAAGCTTAATAATATTCGACGAGAGCGTCTAAAATCTTTAGGTTTAAATGATGGAGCTATTTATGCAAATATTGAACGAATTAAAGAAGAGCTTGATTTCTTTGAAAAAGTCGCAGGGAAAATTGGCTGCCAAGTTATTGATGTATCAAATAAAGCTGTAGAAGAAACAGCAGGAGTTATTTTAAACAAATTATATAAACACTAA
- a CDS encoding YaiI/YqxD family protein, which yields MNKEIAKIAKMYDQDVLFVASYAHMRKDEGQNEWKYVDSEAEEVDLYILNMAQRGDIVVTQDTGLASMLIGKGVYVLSPRGKYYNKEDMDQILFFRYASAKERRAGRYPKGGPSSFSENDRQNFKESFIKLLSNLKGI from the coding sequence GTGAATAAGGAGATTGCGAAAATCGCCAAAATGTACGACCAAGACGTCCTATTTGTCGCTTCTTATGCACATATGAGAAAAGACGAGGGCCAAAATGAATGGAAGTATGTCGACAGCGAAGCAGAAGAAGTTGATCTCTATATTTTGAATATGGCCCAAAGAGGAGATATCGTCGTTACCCAAGATACAGGGCTTGCAAGTATGCTCATTGGGAAAGGTGTTTATGTTCTATCTCCACGTGGGAAATACTATAATAAAGAGGATATGGATCAAATTCTATTTTTTCGCTACGCATCTGCTAAAGAAAGACGCGCTGGACGTTATCCAAAAGGAGGTCCATCTTCCTTTAGTGAAAATGATCGTCAAAATTTCAAGGAATCCTTCATAAAATTATTGTCGAACCTTAAAGGAATTTAA
- the dnaG gene encoding DNA primase produces the protein MGGKIPEEVIEQIRRSIDIVDVVGDHVQLKKQGRNYFGLCPFHGENTPSFSVSPDKQIYHCFGCGAGGNAFSFLMDIDGLSFTEAVTKLAGKVGIQVEQTNNSETKEQQPSNRMIEAHELLKKFYHHLLVNTKEGQEAYDYLLQRGFTEEFIKRFEIGYTINSWDFAVKFLTKRGFNLEEMEKCGLLIKKDDGNEYFDRFRNRIMFPIHDLQGRTIAFSGRILGEGQPKYLNSPETPIFLKSKTIYNFHAAKKAIRKQEQVLLFEGYADVIAAVGAECENSVATMGTSLTVEQAKIIRRNVESVIICYDGDGAGIEATVKAASILQEAGCHVQVAPLPDGYDPDQYIQEFGALKFRQSVIENSLTYTSFKLRYLKRGKDLQNEAERMHYIDSALKEVNTLTKAVEKEHYLRQLSDEFSISLSALKEQELQINKVQKQKKDNAQGNRNNIARKLYTQTQLLPSYQKAERFLLAYMLRDATVSLRVQNAVQGKFNVDLHQALANHLYAFYEEGHEADLSVFVQYISDKELTRLVSELAMIPLQEELTEQVFNDYLFEILSKKSAHDEIQMKKQEQIEAERSKDYRKAAMIAKEILEMTKTLKKRSL, from the coding sequence ATGGGAGGAAAAATTCCTGAAGAAGTAATAGAACAGATTCGACGTTCCATTGACATTGTAGATGTTGTGGGCGACCATGTTCAGCTTAAAAAGCAAGGAAGAAACTATTTTGGTTTATGTCCTTTTCATGGTGAAAATACACCATCTTTTTCAGTTTCCCCTGACAAACAGATTTATCACTGCTTTGGCTGTGGAGCTGGTGGGAACGCCTTTTCTTTTTTGATGGATATTGACGGGCTTTCTTTTACAGAAGCTGTAACTAAGCTAGCTGGTAAAGTGGGAATTCAAGTTGAACAAACTAACAATTCCGAGACAAAAGAACAGCAGCCGTCAAACAGAATGATAGAAGCTCATGAGCTTCTAAAGAAATTCTACCATCATTTACTCGTGAACACAAAAGAAGGTCAGGAAGCTTACGATTATTTACTTCAACGTGGTTTTACAGAGGAGTTCATTAAACGTTTTGAGATAGGCTATACCATTAATTCTTGGGATTTTGCTGTTAAATTTCTAACAAAGCGTGGTTTTAATCTTGAGGAGATGGAGAAATGCGGCCTTCTCATTAAGAAAGATGATGGAAATGAATATTTTGATCGCTTTCGTAATCGGATTATGTTTCCAATCCACGACTTGCAAGGAAGAACAATCGCTTTTTCCGGAAGAATACTTGGGGAAGGACAGCCTAAATATTTAAACAGTCCAGAAACTCCTATCTTTTTAAAAAGCAAAACAATTTACAACTTTCATGCTGCTAAAAAAGCAATTCGAAAGCAAGAACAAGTATTGCTTTTTGAAGGTTATGCAGATGTTATTGCTGCAGTTGGAGCGGAATGCGAAAATTCTGTAGCCACAATGGGAACGTCTTTAACTGTAGAACAAGCGAAAATCATTCGCCGTAATGTAGAATCGGTTATTATCTGTTACGATGGAGATGGAGCAGGCATAGAAGCAACTGTTAAAGCTGCCTCAATTTTACAGGAAGCAGGGTGTCATGTGCAAGTTGCCCCCCTTCCAGATGGATATGATCCAGATCAGTATATCCAAGAGTTTGGAGCTTTGAAATTTAGGCAGAGCGTAATTGAGAATAGTTTAACATACACATCCTTTAAGCTACGATATTTGAAGAGAGGAAAAGATCTTCAAAACGAAGCAGAACGAATGCATTATATTGATTCCGCTCTTAAAGAAGTAAATACTTTAACAAAAGCAGTAGAAAAGGAGCATTATTTACGACAGTTAAGTGATGAGTTTTCTATTTCACTATCTGCTTTAAAAGAGCAGGAACTTCAAATAAACAAAGTTCAGAAGCAAAAAAAGGATAATGCACAAGGAAATAGAAATAATATAGCTAGAAAGCTTTATACGCAAACGCAGTTATTACCATCTTATCAGAAAGCAGAGCGCTTTTTGCTGGCCTATATGCTTCGAGATGCTACTGTATCTTTACGTGTACAAAATGCGGTGCAAGGCAAGTTTAACGTTGATCTGCACCAAGCATTAGCAAACCATTTGTACGCTTTTTACGAAGAAGGCCATGAAGCTGATTTGAGCGTCTTTGTTCAGTATATATCAGATAAAGAACTAACTCGCTTAGTTTCTGAGCTTGCAATGATTCCACTTCAAGAAGAATTAACAGAACAAGTTTTTAACGATTATCTTTTTGAGATTTTGTCTAAGAAATCTGCTCATGATGAGATTCAAATGAAAAAGCAGGAGCAGATAGAAGCAGAACGCAGTAAAGATTACAGAAAAGCAGCAATGATTGCGAAAGAAATTTTAGAGATGACAAAAACTTTAAAAAAGCGATCATTATAA
- the rpoD gene encoding RNA polymerase sigma factor RpoD, with translation MAEKSARSKQLEPELTLDQVKEQLLENGKKRGALTYEDIAERLSSFELESEQMDEFYEYLGEQGIEIHGEAEETASAPNIQDLAKAEDSEFDLNDLSVPPGVKINDPVRMYLKEIGRVDLLSAKEEIELAHRIEEGDEEAKRRLAEANLRLVVSIAKRYVGRGMLFLDLIQEGNMGLIKAVEKFDYRKGFKFSTYATWWIRQAITRAIADQARTIRIPVHMVETINKLIRVQRQLLQDLGREPIPEEIAEDMDLTPEKVREILKIAQEPVSLETPIGEEDDSHLGDFIEDQEATSPSEHAAYELLKEQLEDVLDTLTDREENVLRLRFGLDDGRTRTLEEVGKVFGVTRERIRQIEAKALRKLRHPSRSKRLKDFLE, from the coding sequence ATGGCTGAAAAGTCAGCTCGTTCTAAACAACTTGAACCTGAATTAACCCTCGATCAGGTAAAAGAGCAACTTTTGGAAAATGGTAAAAAACGAGGCGCACTAACATATGAGGATATCGCAGAACGCCTGTCAAGCTTTGAGCTAGAGTCGGAACAAATGGATGAATTCTATGAGTATCTTGGTGAACAAGGAATTGAAATTCATGGGGAAGCAGAAGAAACAGCAAGCGCTCCAAACATTCAAGATCTTGCTAAAGCTGAGGATTCAGAATTTGATTTAAATGACTTAAGTGTTCCTCCTGGAGTTAAAATCAATGATCCTGTACGTATGTACTTAAAAGAGATTGGTCGTGTCGATCTTCTTTCTGCTAAGGAAGAGATTGAGTTAGCTCATCGAATTGAAGAAGGAGACGAAGAAGCAAAGCGTCGCTTAGCTGAAGCAAACCTACGTCTTGTGGTTAGTATTGCAAAACGTTATGTTGGGCGAGGAATGCTCTTCTTAGACCTTATTCAAGAAGGAAACATGGGTCTTATTAAAGCAGTAGAAAAGTTCGATTACCGCAAAGGATTCAAATTTAGTACGTATGCAACATGGTGGATTCGTCAAGCAATTACTCGTGCTATTGCTGACCAAGCAAGAACAATCCGTATTCCAGTTCATATGGTTGAAACAATTAACAAGCTTATTCGCGTACAACGCCAGCTTCTTCAGGATTTAGGTCGTGAGCCAATTCCAGAAGAGATTGCTGAAGATATGGATTTAACACCTGAAAAAGTGCGTGAAATCTTAAAGATTGCTCAAGAGCCTGTATCACTTGAAACACCAATTGGTGAGGAAGATGATTCACATCTTGGTGACTTTATTGAAGATCAAGAAGCAACATCACCTTCTGAACATGCGGCATATGAGCTTTTAAAAGAACAACTTGAAGATGTTCTTGATACACTAACAGATCGTGAAGAAAATGTTCTTCGTTTACGTTTTGGTTTAGATGATGGCAGAACACGTACACTTGAAGAGGTTGGTAAAGTGTTTGGCGTAACACGCGAGCGTATTCGTCAGATTGAAGCGAAAGCTCTTCGAAAGCTTCGCCATCCTAGTCGTAGTAAACGTTTAAAAGATTTCCTTGAATAG
- the cccA gene encoding cytochrome c550 has protein sequence MNRNPLVPFFFIMAFGILLMVILGFKGNGDQKELAQEKEGGAKQEETAASPEEIYKQTCISCHGEQYQGVSGPALKGVGEKLSEEEVKKIITQGKGGMPANLVPQEKADEMAKWVRKIE, from the coding sequence ATGAATCGTAATCCACTTGTACCGTTTTTTTTCATCATGGCATTTGGCATTTTACTAATGGTCATCTTAGGCTTTAAAGGCAATGGAGATCAAAAAGAGCTTGCCCAGGAAAAAGAAGGTGGGGCAAAGCAGGAAGAAACAGCTGCAAGTCCAGAGGAAATATATAAGCAAACCTGTATTAGCTGCCATGGAGAGCAGTACCAAGGTGTATCAGGTCCAGCATTAAAAGGGGTTGGCGAGAAGCTTTCGGAAGAGGAAGTTAAAAAGATTATTACCCAAGGAAAAGGTGGTATGCCAGCAAACCTTGTTCCACAAGAAAAAGCAGATGAAATGGCAAAATGGGTTAGGAAGATAGAGTAG